A genomic window from Candidatus Nitrosotenuis uzonensis includes:
- a CDS encoding NAD(P)/FAD-dependent oxidoreductase, which translates to MTKKRILVLGGGFAGVECTRRLESYFKHDSDVELVLVSEDNFLLFTPMLPQVASGMIETRHIIIPIRTICKKATFYEGRVKNIDPYGKRVTLYGTNEKRGISLDYDYLVVALGSQTNFFGNQSVETYAYTMKTLNDAVVLRNRIIDMLEQAENETDPILKQSLLTFVVVGAGFAGIETAGEMLDFLHDAKKHYPHILEQDIRVIILEALSVVLPGFSDKLAKFTRDKLIQRGIEIRLNTLVVNFDGSEVIIKNATDPSKNPVKEITLDSIQTKTLIWTAGVTPVDTIKNSSFKTDRGRVIVNEYLEVPDFAGTFVVGDCSLTIDPNTGKPYPPTAQNAEAEAKIAAYNLYADIKGHKRKKIDYVSKGQMAIIGKRTAIAQLGGLNIYGIVAWWIWRTVYLRKIPKLNKRLRVILDWTADLFFDRDISRLKIIRREQPVDYKELDEVDDVW; encoded by the coding sequence GTGACAAAGAAAAGAATTCTGGTCTTGGGCGGTGGTTTTGCGGGTGTAGAATGCACGCGCAGGCTGGAATCATATTTCAAACATGATTCTGACGTTGAGCTAGTGCTAGTATCTGAGGACAACTTTCTTTTGTTCACACCAATGCTGCCTCAGGTGGCATCTGGCATGATAGAGACGCGCCACATAATAATACCGATCAGGACAATATGCAAGAAAGCGACGTTCTACGAGGGGAGAGTCAAGAACATAGACCCATACGGGAAGCGCGTTACACTTTATGGCACGAACGAAAAGCGTGGTATCTCCCTTGATTATGATTATCTGGTTGTGGCGCTGGGAAGCCAGACCAATTTCTTTGGCAACCAGTCGGTCGAAACTTATGCGTATACTATGAAGACACTCAATGATGCAGTCGTGTTGCGAAACCGAATAATAGACATGCTAGAGCAAGCAGAAAACGAGACTGATCCGATACTCAAACAATCATTACTGACATTTGTTGTAGTAGGTGCCGGCTTTGCGGGAATAGAGACGGCTGGAGAGATGCTAGATTTTTTACATGACGCAAAAAAACACTATCCGCATATCTTGGAGCAAGACATCAGAGTAATTATTCTTGAAGCTCTCTCTGTAGTCCTGCCAGGATTCTCAGACAAGCTTGCCAAATTCACACGCGACAAACTGATACAGAGGGGGATCGAGATAAGACTTAACACACTTGTGGTCAACTTTGACGGTTCTGAAGTGATAATAAAAAACGCCACAGATCCTTCAAAAAATCCCGTAAAGGAAATCACTCTTGATTCCATACAGACCAAGACGTTGATATGGACAGCTGGTGTTACACCTGTGGATACAATCAAAAACTCTTCTTTTAAGACTGACAGGGGTAGAGTAATTGTAAATGAATATCTTGAGGTACCAGACTTTGCCGGAACGTTTGTTGTAGGGGACTGCTCACTTACAATTGATCCGAACACGGGAAAACCATACCCGCCAACTGCCCAGAACGCAGAAGCTGAGGCAAAGATTGCTGCATACAATCTATATGCTGACATCAAGGGACACAAGAGGAAAAAGATAGATTATGTGTCAAAGGGTCAGATGGCGATCATAGGCAAAAGAACTGCGATTGCGCAGCTAGGCGGCCTGAATATTTATGGGATAGTAGCATGGTGGATCTGGAGAACGGTGTATCTTCGCAAGATTCCAAAACTGAACAAAAGACTCAGAGTCATACTTGACTGGACGGCAGATCTTTTCTTTGATAGGGATATTTCCAGACTGAAAATTATAAGAAGAGAGCAACCGGTGGATTACAAGGAATTAGACGAAGTGGATGATGTCTGGTAA
- a CDS encoding FAD-binding oxidoreductase has protein sequence MNVEVLQRSIRGRVFSDRQTLENYSVDSSLYQIRPSLVVVPKTIKDIIKTLLFATKNKLSVTPRGGGTGLVGSALNSGIIIDLRNLDRIRIFQNHVEVGAGVHKGRLDQILEKHGKFLGPNPSVGPYCTIGGMIGTNASGSRSLKYGSTIDNLLEVTMITASGKMLKLPSRTRLAQSVVKLARQVDRQKYPQVSKNSCGYRLDAVSNISETQKIIAASEGTLGIVVSAKLRIYDLPKKRILVILGYESIKEAAIDCQKIVKLRPSALEFVDHNTMKNITARFPHEIKCLLYVEFDANTGRNVSLLSNIIAGQILYKFSDKKSIAKWWTARNSALYFSLKNLLSSKTLPHIIEDATVPLHSLADLLLLAEKTARRYGVRLVMYGHAGNGNIHIRLASKNKCKKTINTIAKEFFTQVITMKGTITGEHGDGIARTKFVRMQYGHRTYELFYKLKNEFDPHNLLNPQKIVLARHSRGRQQLLL, from the coding sequence ATGAATGTAGAGGTACTGCAAAGGAGCATACGGGGCAGGGTTTTCTCGGACAGGCAAACACTTGAAAACTATTCGGTAGATTCTAGCCTATATCAGATAAGACCTTCTCTCGTGGTTGTTCCAAAAACAATCAAAGACATAATCAAGACGCTATTGTTTGCAACTAAAAACAAACTTTCAGTAACTCCACGTGGGGGTGGCACGGGGCTGGTCGGAAGTGCTCTCAACAGCGGAATAATAATTGACTTGCGTAACCTTGATAGAATTAGGATTTTTCAAAATCATGTGGAAGTCGGAGCTGGTGTCCACAAAGGAAGATTAGATCAAATTCTGGAAAAACACGGAAAATTTCTTGGACCCAATCCATCGGTTGGACCGTATTGTACAATAGGAGGCATGATTGGAACTAACGCCAGCGGAAGTAGGTCTCTTAAATATGGCAGCACGATAGACAATCTTCTTGAAGTTACAATGATAACGGCAAGCGGCAAGATGCTTAAGCTTCCATCAAGAACAAGACTTGCGCAATCAGTAGTCAAACTGGCAAGGCAGGTTGACAGACAAAAATATCCTCAAGTATCAAAAAATTCATGCGGATACAGACTTGATGCTGTTTCCAATATCTCGGAAACCCAAAAAATAATTGCTGCATCAGAAGGGACTCTTGGAATTGTTGTATCTGCAAAACTGCGTATATATGATCTTCCAAAGAAAAGAATACTTGTCATCTTAGGATATGAATCCATAAAAGAAGCAGCTATTGACTGCCAGAAAATCGTAAAGCTTAGACCATCTGCTCTAGAATTTGTCGATCATAACACAATGAAGAATATTACAGCCAGATTTCCACATGAAATAAAATGCCTCTTGTATGTAGAGTTTGATGCCAATACAGGAAGGAATGTTTCCTTGTTATCAAATATAATAGCAGGACAAATTCTTTACAAGTTTAGCGACAAAAAATCCATAGCAAAATGGTGGACAGCCAGAAATTCGGCATTATATTTTAGCCTGAAAAATCTTCTTTCCAGCAAAACACTTCCTCATATAATTGAGGATGCTACGGTTCCCCTGCATAGTCTAGCTGACCTTCTATTGCTTGCAGAAAAAACAGCAAGAAGATATGGCGTCAGATTGGTAATGTATGGTCATGCAGGAAATGGGAATATCCACATACGTCTTGCATCCAAAAACAAATGCAAAAAAACTATCAACACCATTGCCAAAGAGTTCTTTACTCAGGTCATAACCATGAAAGGGACCATAACTGGCGAGCACGGTGATGGCATCGCCCGCACAAAATTCGTTAGAATGCAATATGGACACAGGACATACGAGCTATTTTACAAACTTAAAAACGAGTTTGATCCGCACAACCTGTTAAACCCACAGAAAATAGTTCTGGCAAGACATTCTAGGGGTAGACAGCAACTTCTTCTTTGA
- a CDS encoding tetratricopeptide repeat protein, producing MDPRRGQLLPSILVLMPILFVTVPVFAEEIITLETDAEAYFTGDVMIISGHVPNWKMPVIAMSIFDPDGDILSANNVEIENDGTFTRIVTLDSPFYDKTGIYLITVDYGKNSAFTVFEVFSDQTNNEPVLPPSKIIPEVTSLKADKNSYHTDEFIMITGTVSAIAEPTVLVGIYNPDGSPASFYTAEIDQNLNFSAKFLAKSGINFKTFGTYSVKAHYANTKLVTTFDFLETAMNADIPVQNDKPSSNETVSNADKQVPENTPKTETEPISNKDGKEITRPIPSETKPTEHKSDVGIEDDFRYADNLTVHDEELGKMLNEITLNCDTSEFRDSLVYYDGMGPALMRLCKYEQAISYFDAALLITPNRAEIYSNKGSALAKLGQYSNAIAYYDAALEIDPKFIPALNNKANLLMHLGSVDDAISTYRKVLAIDPNYSVTLTNLERAQSKQSETIMVKAQIAEQIEEPVLIEYEPEPEMREQIVEKTEQGILEQIGSVFSTIGIIFGLVR from the coding sequence TTGGACCCTAGGAGAGGGCAGCTACTACCTTCAATTCTAGTATTGATGCCAATACTGTTTGTTACGGTTCCAGTATTTGCCGAAGAGATCATAACACTAGAAACTGACGCAGAGGCATATTTTACAGGTGATGTGATGATAATTTCAGGACATGTGCCGAACTGGAAAATGCCAGTTATTGCAATGAGCATATTTGATCCAGACGGAGACATTCTGTCTGCAAACAATGTAGAAATAGAAAACGATGGCACGTTTACTAGAATAGTTACGCTTGATTCTCCTTTTTATGACAAGACAGGCATTTATCTGATTACGGTAGATTATGGCAAGAACAGTGCATTTACTGTTTTTGAGGTATTTTCAGATCAGACTAATAATGAGCCAGTATTACCACCTTCAAAGATAATACCTGAGGTAACAAGCCTGAAAGCAGATAAGAATTCATACCATACTGATGAATTCATTATGATCACTGGAACGGTATCTGCTATTGCAGAACCAACTGTGCTTGTGGGCATTTACAATCCAGACGGTTCTCCTGCCAGCTTTTACACCGCAGAGATAGACCAGAATTTGAATTTTTCAGCCAAATTTTTGGCAAAGAGTGGAATCAACTTCAAAACTTTTGGCACGTATTCTGTCAAGGCACATTATGCAAATACAAAACTGGTCACCACATTTGACTTTCTTGAGACAGCAATGAATGCAGATATCCCAGTGCAAAACGATAAGCCGTCATCTAATGAAACTGTAAGTAATGCCGATAAACAAGTACCGGAAAATACTCCAAAAACCGAAACCGAACCAATTTCAAACAAAGATGGAAAAGAAATCACCCGCCCCATACCTTCAGAAACCAAACCTACAGAGCACAAGTCAGATGTTGGAATTGAGGATGATTTCAGATATGCCGACAATCTAACTGTTCATGATGAAGAGTTAGGCAAGATGCTAAATGAGATCACGCTGAACTGTGATACGAGTGAATTCAGAGACTCCTTGGTGTACTATGACGGCATGGGTCCTGCATTGATGAGGTTATGTAAGTATGAGCAGGCAATATCTTATTTTGATGCTGCTCTCCTAATCACTCCAAATCGAGCGGAGATTTACTCAAACAAAGGTTCTGCTCTTGCAAAGCTTGGTCAATACAGTAATGCAATTGCATATTATGATGCCGCATTGGAAATTGATCCAAAGTTCATACCAGCTCTTAATAACAAGGCAAATTTGCTAATGCACCTTGGCAGTGTTGATGATGCGATTTCAACGTACAGAAAGGTTCTTGCTATAGACCCCAACTATTCTGTGACACTGACCAATCTGGAAAGAGCGCAATCCAAACAATCAGAGACAATCATGGTCAAGGCGCAAATTGCAGAACAAATAGAAGAACCCGTTTTAATTGAATACGAGCCGGAGCCAGAAATGCGTGAGCAGATTGTAGAAAAGACCGAACAGGGTATTTTAGAACAAATAGGAAGTGTCTTTTCCACTATTGGCATAATTTTTGGCCTTGTGAGATAG
- a CDS encoding GNAT family N-acetyltransferase, with protein MLLRIRKAKTSDKESILKFCQDTFSWGDYIPSVWDAWLKDGGLTVIENDNEPLGMCHHDFLKNQIWIEGLRVNPSFRRRGLASRLVRYSEKIAKRRNCTVSRMLIAQENRKSLKMAKSLGYIIESRWWLYYAKPRKRKSKAITVSNPTCVKEFAFQTFTESWRWYELDRHIIRRLVRNGRIIAYKNAIGIWNKSNIDDCIVQLGYLQGTTSAIQEIIKFIQNKGYLLKARKIQILVSDPVDLRAKTVNKMMPFYLLKKDLL; from the coding sequence GTGCTATTGCGAATTCGTAAAGCAAAGACGAGCGATAAAGAATCAATATTGAAATTTTGTCAAGACACATTTTCTTGGGGTGACTATATCCCATCCGTCTGGGATGCGTGGTTAAAGGATGGAGGATTGACCGTAATTGAAAATGATAACGAGCCGCTGGGCATGTGTCACCATGATTTCCTAAAAAATCAAATCTGGATTGAAGGATTGCGAGTAAATCCTAGTTTTAGGCGCAGAGGCCTTGCAAGCAGGCTCGTAAGATACTCTGAAAAAATTGCCAAACGTAGAAACTGCACTGTGTCACGGATGCTAATAGCACAAGAAAATAGAAAATCTCTAAAGATGGCAAAATCCCTTGGATACATAATTGAGAGCAGATGGTGGCTGTACTATGCTAAACCTAGAAAAAGAAAATCTAAAGCAATCACAGTCTCAAATCCAACTTGCGTGAAAGAATTTGCTTTTCAGACGTTTACAGAATCTTGGAGATGGTACGAGCTTGACCGGCACATAATAAGACGACTTGTCAGAAATGGAAGAATAATTGCATACAAAAATGCAATTGGAATATGGAACAAATCTAATATTGATGATTGCATAGTGCAGCTTGGATATCTGCAAGGCACAACATCTGCAATACAGGAAATTATCAAATTTATTCAAAATAAAGGATATCTTCTGAAAGCAAGAAAAATCCAAATACTTGTTTCAGATCCTGTTGATCTTAGAGCAAAGACTGTCAATAAAATGATGCCATTTTATCTTTTGAAGAAAGATTTACTTTGA
- a CDS encoding helicase C-terminal domain-containing protein, with protein MRKVREPISLNEALDLVGEFVGKEPTQKQRDVIKKIQYAIGLGYKKILLSAPTGTGKSWIAMALALYFRSATILTSTVLLQDQYRKEFGFVNTIRGKKRFLCEQSNRVFDCTQGYCNDCQYKPESDAYTVQRRGTIAETIQGHDMPRKCQYYDQIEIGKRASFAVYSYASYLSHLLSDEEMPKRKLLVCDEAHELDEEISNQLAINLSGFYGAILGVDMPKFSTTSRLESIKNYVDSISESYKMREAIIKVCAEHTLELQSEQHIKKHASCLKHGLKMKTDCASCSKVREYIKSKEFLKCKDHVSCKNDHRFVNHFVLNDLKNYSTKIKTLQKGLHSSDQNYIITDIQSKDDKSHNFDEVTIKPWKIDWFIEDLTSGFDLTVFMSATINLELFCKETGFKENEVYFIDEDSNIPIQNRKIIFLKTDYVEASDALSNSIISQIEAILKIRSEQRGVILLTSYSQMEHILQNISDENKKRLLPIFRGQDKYEILESHKSSKNSVLISPGLESGVNLPDDDSRFQIIVKAPYYPTVDDLRMKKIYDSESDHRRYFLKSAYRLLQMAGRSVRHMQDYATTYVLDSKAERMIYYQKKDLPKWFIEACEGVSK; from the coding sequence TTGAGAAAAGTAAGAGAACCTATTTCGCTCAATGAAGCGTTGGATTTGGTAGGAGAGTTTGTTGGAAAAGAACCTACTCAAAAACAACGCGATGTAATCAAAAAAATCCAATACGCAATTGGACTTGGTTACAAAAAGATACTACTATCGGCCCCTACCGGAACTGGGAAATCCTGGATTGCCATGGCCCTCGCATTATATTTTAGATCTGCCACAATTCTTACGTCTACTGTACTCTTACAGGATCAGTACAGAAAAGAGTTTGGTTTTGTCAACACGATACGTGGTAAGAAGCGGTTTTTGTGCGAACAGTCAAATCGTGTCTTTGACTGTACTCAAGGATATTGTAATGATTGTCAATACAAACCGGAATCTGACGCATATACTGTACAAAGACGAGGTACTATAGCAGAGACAATCCAGGGCCATGATATGCCAAGAAAGTGTCAATATTACGACCAAATAGAAATCGGCAAGAGGGCTAGTTTTGCAGTGTATTCGTACGCATCGTACCTATCCCATCTTTTATCTGATGAAGAGATGCCAAAAAGGAAGCTGCTTGTATGCGATGAGGCTCATGAGCTTGATGAAGAGATATCAAACCAGCTTGCGATAAATCTTTCCGGGTTTTATGGTGCCATACTTGGAGTCGACATGCCAAAATTTTCAACCACGTCAAGACTAGAATCGATTAAAAATTATGTAGATTCTATTTCCGAGAGCTACAAGATGCGTGAGGCCATCATAAAAGTATGTGCGGAACACACATTAGAATTGCAATCAGAGCAGCATATCAAAAAACACGCAAGCTGCTTAAAACACGGTTTGAAAATGAAAACTGATTGTGCAAGCTGTTCTAAGGTTCGGGAATACATAAAAAGCAAGGAATTTTTAAAATGCAAAGATCATGTAAGTTGTAAAAACGATCATAGATTTGTAAACCATTTTGTTTTGAATGATTTGAAAAATTATTCTACAAAAATAAAAACATTACAAAAAGGACTGCATTCATCAGACCAGAATTATATCATAACAGATATTCAATCAAAAGATGATAAATCGCATAACTTTGATGAAGTGACAATAAAGCCATGGAAGATAGATTGGTTTATTGAAGATCTCACATCCGGTTTTGATTTGACAGTGTTCATGTCGGCGACAATTAATCTTGAGCTTTTTTGCAAGGAGACTGGATTTAAGGAAAATGAAGTATATTTTATCGATGAGGATTCCAATATCCCTATTCAGAACAGGAAGATCATATTTTTGAAGACAGACTATGTTGAGGCATCAGATGCTCTCTCAAACAGCATTATATCACAAATTGAGGCTATTTTGAAAATAAGATCAGAGCAGCGTGGAGTGATTTTGCTTACAAGTTACTCTCAAATGGAGCACATATTGCAAAACATCTCAGATGAGAATAAAAAAAGACTTTTACCGATTTTTAGGGGTCAGGACAAATATGAGATACTGGAATCGCATAAAAGCTCAAAAAACTCCGTTCTCATCTCACCTGGACTAGAATCTGGTGTGAACCTTCCAGATGACGACAGCAGATTTCAGATCATTGTAAAAGCTCCATACTATCCAACAGTAGACGACCTACGTATGAAGAAGATATATGATTCAGAGTCAGACCACCGTAGATACTTTCTAAAATCCGCATATCGTCTTTTGCAGATGGCAGGCAGAAGCGTCAGACACATGCAAGATTACGCCACAACTTATGTACTAGATTCCAAGGCCGAGAGGATGATCTATTACCAGAAAAAAGATCTTCCAAAATGGTTTATTGAGGCCTGTGAGGGAGTTTCAAAGTAA
- a CDS encoding L-glutamate gamma-semialdehyde dehydrogenase, protein MIENENTWLKAIQNKTTDEFHKKFDQALESLKNELGKTYPLIINGKEIKFDQTFEVRSPSDTSIILGKFPLATKEHADQAILAAKEAFHSWSQTHYTERVKLFFQLADNFSAQKFRLAAIISMENGKNRLEAMGEIDETIDFLRFYADQLDTNQGFVKPTKSANPNEKTQSVLKPYGVWGIIPPFNFPSAIAIGMSSGALITANTVVLKPASDTPISAFQFVDAIYRKIPAGAINLVTGKGNIVGQAIIENPDVSGIAFTGSKEVGISGFRTFTRDLPKPFISEMGGKNPVIVTNSADLEKATDGVLRAAFGYGGQKCSACSRVYVEKNIANQFLERLVSKTKQLKIGLPWEKDTYLGPVINENARKKYEKAVEEAKKDGKIVFGGSVLKDGQYQRGYYVQPTIVTDLPKNHHLIKEELFLPFLCVQEFENFDDAIKQANDSEYGLTAGIFSQDKKQIDEFFSKIEAGVTYANRAQSATTGAVVQAQPFVGWKSSGISGKGAGGAYYLTQFLREQTQTICNET, encoded by the coding sequence TTGATTGAAAATGAAAACACGTGGTTAAAGGCAATACAAAATAAGACAACTGACGAATTTCATAAAAAATTCGATCAAGCACTCGAATCATTAAAAAATGAGCTTGGAAAAACATACCCGCTTATAATCAACGGCAAAGAGATTAAATTCGATCAAACGTTCGAAGTGCGTTCACCATCAGATACATCAATCATACTAGGAAAATTCCCACTCGCAACCAAAGAACATGCGGATCAGGCAATTCTTGCGGCAAAAGAGGCATTTCATTCATGGAGCCAGACCCATTACACAGAACGTGTCAAATTATTCTTCCAATTAGCTGACAATTTCTCCGCACAAAAATTCCGTCTTGCGGCAATCATATCAATGGAAAACGGCAAGAACAGACTGGAGGCTATGGGTGAGATTGACGAAACAATCGACTTTCTACGATTTTATGCTGATCAACTTGACACAAATCAAGGCTTTGTAAAACCCACAAAAAGCGCAAATCCCAACGAGAAAACTCAGTCAGTTCTAAAGCCTTACGGCGTATGGGGGATAATTCCCCCATTTAATTTCCCGTCTGCAATTGCGATAGGCATGAGCAGTGGAGCTCTGATCACTGCAAATACAGTTGTACTCAAACCTGCAAGCGATACACCAATCTCGGCATTCCAATTTGTTGATGCAATATATAGAAAAATCCCTGCAGGCGCAATTAATCTGGTAACAGGCAAAGGAAATATTGTCGGACAAGCTATAATTGAAAACCCAGATGTTTCTGGAATTGCATTTACGGGTTCAAAAGAGGTTGGCATTTCTGGATTCAGAACATTTACACGTGATTTGCCAAAACCATTCATTTCTGAGATGGGCGGTAAGAATCCTGTTATAGTTACAAACTCGGCAGATCTTGAAAAAGCTACAGACGGCGTCCTGCGTGCTGCGTTCGGATATGGCGGTCAAAAATGTAGCGCCTGCTCAAGAGTGTATGTGGAAAAAAATATCGCAAACCAATTTTTAGAAAGACTAGTCTCAAAAACAAAGCAACTCAAAATAGGACTGCCATGGGAGAAGGATACCTATCTTGGACCTGTAATTAACGAGAATGCAAGAAAAAAATATGAAAAGGCAGTTGAAGAGGCAAAAAAAGATGGCAAGATAGTTTTCGGCGGCTCAGTGCTAAAAGATGGGCAATACCAACGTGGGTATTACGTGCAGCCAACCATTGTAACAGATCTTCCAAAAAACCACCATCTGATAAAAGAAGAACTGTTCCTGCCGTTCCTATGCGTTCAGGAATTTGAGAACTTTGATGATGCAATCAAGCAAGCAAACGATTCGGAATATGGACTCACTGCCGGCATATTCAGCCAAGACAAAAAACAGATCGACGAGTTCTTTTCAAAGATTGAGGCAGGTGTAACATATGCGAACAGGGCACAGAGCGCAACTACAGGGGCTGTAGTGCAAGCGCAACCATTTGTAGGATGGAAGAGCTCCGGCATTTCTGGCAAGGGTGCGGGAGGAGCGTACTATTTGACACAATTTCTGCGTGAGCAGACACAAACCATCTGCAACGAAACATAA
- a CDS encoding beta-propeller domain-containing protein → MNIKILIGVITAIAVAGILGIYIALSPSNQPQTPYTIPPQIFDEPKIVSIDDTQQVRKFESYDELTKFLQSAQSLNNQYAIYESPVHGGIVRTGSQWNSGVQMELDSQLTPRPSLPPHDANAPSRADFPSYSTTNIQVQNVDEPDFLKNDDKYAYIVSGDKLTIIEAYPAESAKIILKIGLDIPQGQSLQNIFLNKDRLVVFYQDYKETEYIPEYGFTPTKIYASLSHAVIIDVTDKENPKILKDYSITGYYNNARMIGDSVYLITTNDVNYPRPIVPLIRESSGIMITPDVFYFDNPEQYYNFNTITAFGIFNETINAETFLMSGAGTIYVSESNIYITYQKNIPYNYYRTLEQDRFFNAIVPALPQDAQNKIKAVMADSTLTHQEKWNRVSDILQETYNKLSSSDRSSLFEKIQNAINDYDTKVQQDTFKTVVHKIAIDGTNLTYVAKAEVPGRLLNQFSMDESGNRFRIATTSEFWGTRNYMYNNVYVLDANLRQVGALEKIAPDESIYSTRFMNDRLYMVTFKRIDPFFVIDLSTDSPKVLGELKIPGYSNYLHPYDQNHVIGIGKETKENQHGGIETLGVKISLFDVTDVRRPVELDVVTIGKQGTDSEVLSDHKALLFDKEKGILSIPIWEQEHDYAPNRQYVEPKIWRGFYAFNVNTVDGFTLKGKITHFNSTGYDYYMGSRSFYIGDVLYTVSSNLMKMNDLSDMHEINQLKFRDEAKIIRYID, encoded by the coding sequence TTGAACATCAAAATATTGATAGGAGTAATTACTGCAATAGCTGTAGCAGGAATATTGGGAATATACATTGCGTTAAGCCCGTCGAATCAACCTCAAACTCCGTACACAATACCGCCACAGATCTTCGATGAGCCAAAGATCGTATCCATTGATGACACACAACAGGTAAGAAAATTCGAGTCTTACGACGAGCTAACAAAATTCCTTCAGAGTGCGCAATCTCTTAACAATCAATACGCCATTTATGAAAGTCCCGTTCACGGAGGTATTGTAAGGACTGGATCACAATGGAACAGTGGCGTCCAGATGGAGCTTGACTCGCAGCTAACACCCAGACCATCCCTTCCTCCACATGATGCAAATGCTCCGAGCCGAGCTGACTTTCCATCATATTCGACCACTAACATCCAAGTCCAAAACGTGGATGAGCCAGATTTTCTAAAAAATGATGACAAATATGCATACATCGTATCTGGAGATAAACTGACAATAATCGAAGCATATCCAGCAGAATCTGCAAAAATCATCCTCAAAATAGGACTTGATATTCCGCAAGGACAGTCACTTCAGAATATCTTCCTAAACAAGGACAGACTGGTGGTATTTTATCAAGATTATAAGGAAACAGAGTATATTCCGGAATATGGATTTACCCCTACCAAAATTTACGCATCACTCTCACATGCAGTAATAATAGATGTGACTGACAAAGAAAACCCCAAAATCCTAAAAGATTACTCTATCACTGGCTATTATAACAATGCACGAATGATTGGTGATAGTGTCTATCTGATTACTACAAACGACGTCAATTATCCAAGACCAATCGTACCACTAATACGCGAAAGTTCCGGCATAATGATTACACCCGACGTGTTTTATTTTGATAATCCAGAACAATACTATAACTTTAACACAATTACTGCTTTTGGCATATTCAACGAGACAATAAATGCGGAGACCTTCCTTATGAGTGGCGCAGGAACAATCTATGTCTCGGAGAGCAACATATACATCACATATCAGAAGAACATTCCATACAACTACTACAGAACCCTAGAACAAGACAGGTTCTTTAATGCCATAGTTCCTGCACTTCCGCAAGACGCACAAAATAAAATCAAGGCTGTCATGGCAGATTCCACATTAACACACCAAGAAAAATGGAATCGCGTATCTGATATTCTGCAAGAAACATACAACAAATTGTCATCATCGGACAGATCATCTCTTTTTGAAAAAATCCAAAATGCGATAAATGACTATGATACAAAAGTGCAACAGGATACATTCAAGACAGTAGTACATAAAATTGCAATAGATGGCACAAACCTCACTTATGTTGCAAAAGCGGAAGTTCCTGGCAGACTACTCAACCAGTTCTCAATGGATGAATCTGGCAACAGGTTCAGGATTGCCACAACTTCAGAATTCTGGGGCACCCGCAATTACATGTACAACAATGTGTACGTACTTGATGCCAATCTAAGACAAGTGGGAGCACTTGAAAAGATTGCACCTGACGAATCAATCTATTCTACCAGATTCATGAATGATAGGCTCTACATGGTAACATTCAAGAGAATCGATCCGTTCTTTGTAATAGATCTCTCAACAGATTCACCCAAGGTGCTTGGGGAACTAAAGATTCCTGGTTACTCTAACTACTTGCATCCATACGACCAGAATCATGTAATAGGAATAGGCAAGGAAACAAAGGAAAACCAGCACGGTGGAATCGAGACGCTTGGAGTTAAAATCTCATTATTTGACGTAACAGATGTCAGACGTCCAGTCGAACTTGATGTTGTTACTATAGGAAAACAAGGAACCGACTCGGAAGTTCTCTCTGATCACAAGGCGCTTTTGTTTGACAAGGAAAAAGGTATACTCTCAATACCGATATGGGAACAGGAACATGATTACGCACCAAACAGGCAGTATGTGGAACCTAAAATATGGAGAGGCTTTTATGCATTCAACGTAAATACTGTAGACGGTTTTACATTAAAGGGGAAAATCACCCACTTTAACTCAACCGGCTATGATTACTATATGGGCAGCAGGTCATTTTACATTGGAGATGTTCTATACACTGTAAGCTCCAATCTAATGAAAATGAATGATTTGTCCGACATGCATGAAATCAATCAGCTGAAATTCAGGGACGAGGCAAAGATAATCCGCTACATAGACTAG